From the genome of Populus alba chromosome 10, ASM523922v2, whole genome shotgun sequence, one region includes:
- the LOC118060071 gene encoding uncharacterized protein, which produces MQKEIRAALLFGLVVWVYQATNPPPPKICGTPGGPPVTAPRIKLRDGRYLAYKEHGVSRETAKYKIIHVHGFASMRHNTMSVEKLSPEVVEELGFHLVSFDRPGYGESDPHPKRTPESIALDIEELADHLEFGSRFYVMGFSMGGQVVWGCLKYIPHRLAGAALIAPVVNYWWPGFPANLSTEAYYLQLPQDQWTLRVAHHAPWLTYWWNTQKWFPASAVAARKPEVFSRQDLELLSMVADGRMNMPQTMQQGKFETIHRDMMVGFGKWEFDPMDLENPFPDNEGTVHLWQGDEDKMVPVSLQRYIAQRLPWINYHEISGSGHMFPYIPEICEAIIKALLLEKN; this is translated from the exons ATGCAGAAGGAAATTAGAGCGGCTTTGCTTTTTGGGCTGGTGGTATGGGTATATCAGGCAACCAACCCTCCACCTCCAAAGATTTGCGGTACCCCAGGCGGCCCTCCTGTTACAGCACCTAGAATAAAATTGAGGGATGGGAGGTATTTGGCCTACAAGGAGCATGGTGTCTCAAGAGAAACTGCCAAATATAAGATCATACATGTTCATGGCTTTGCCTCTATGAGACATAATACAATGAGCGTGGAAAAACTCTCTCCG GAAGTTGTGGAGGAGCTGGGATTCCACCTTGTGTCCTTCGACCGGCCGGGTTATGGAGAAAGTGATCCACATCCAAAGCGAACTCCGGAGAGCATAGCTTTAGATATAGAAGAGCTTGCGGATCATTTAGAATTTGGATCCAGATTTTATGTTATGGGGTTTTCTATGGGAGGTCAGGTGGTCTGGGGCTGCCTCAAGTACATCCCTCACAG GCTAGCAGGAGCAGCACTAATTGCGCCTGTTGTCAACTACTGGTGGCCTGGCTTTCCCGCCAACTTATCAACAGAAGCCTACTACCTACAGCTACCTCAGGACCAGTGGACATTGCGTGTTGCTCACCATGCTCCATGGCTCACCTATTGGTGGAACACTCAGAAATGGTTTCCTGCATCGGCGGTTGCAGCCCGTAAACCTGAAGTTTTCTCCCGTCAGGATTTAGAACTCCTTTCCATGGTTGCAGATGGAAGAATGAACATG CCACAAACAATGCAGCAAGGAAAATTTGAAACCATACATCGAGACATGATGGTTGGGTTTGGGAAGTGGGAATTCGATCCCATGGATCTTGAAAATCCCTTTCCTGACAATGAAGGCACGGTTCATCTATGGCAGGGTGATGAAGATAAGATGGTGCCTGTTAGCTTGCAACGATATATTGCCCAAAGACTTCCCTGGATAAACTACCATGAGATATCTGGCTCTGGACACATGTTCCCTTACATCCCAGAGATATGCGAAGCGATTATAAAGGCTCTTTTGCTTGAAAAAAACTAG